In the Colletotrichum lupini chromosome 4, complete sequence genome, CTCTGCCGAGCTTCTAGAATAGGCGTCATCATATAGTCGCCAATGCAACGGCTAAAGTGTGGTTTCTGAACGAGAGGAATCATGATTCTACATTCAATGAAATCATTTAATTCATCTTCAAACGTACTGATTTCTAATAGCTTCGGCCATGGTTGTCAGCAATTTAGACGTCTGCTCGGCTGCTCCACCACTAGCGACCCACCTCACATGTGGATCACGATAGCTTCACAAAAATACCAAAAATATGCAACACCAGGTATTCGCTGGTCGTCACCGACCCAACGACTAATCCGGCCCTCATTGGCTTATCTATGGGAGAGCGGACGGGATCCCGAGTTTTCCAATGGGTAAGGTCGTATGTGATGGCTTGGCTATACCAAGTTGACCTTGAATGAAAGAAACCAAGCGAATGTCGACCACCAGACCTCGCTTGAGCTCCTACATCTTGCACGATGAATTCGGTATGGTTGTTACTGTATTCTATCTCAAAGCTATCTATTACAGTATGTATCTCGGCGGTCGAGCAGCTTAAGCTACTCTGTTGATGGGGCAGCAACTACTTCGGCCACAGTATCTCAGCCCTGAAGATATCAAAGGCCTTCAGACAAGGTCCGCTTTCCCACAGTCGCACCTGAAAGCCGATTGAGTACGTATAGTCAATAGAATAAACCCCGACTGGCTTCGTTCTTTACTGCGGAAAATTCCCTCGAAACAAACCATGGGCGGCCCGGTCCAGTACGGGACTCACGGCAACCCAAGAACATCGGACTCGAAGACCCGACAGTGGACTACTCGGGGCTATCGCCTCAATACCTCGTTCGATAAAACATGAGATCCTCCGCAATAGCACAAAAAAGAGCCCCAAGGCGTTGTGGGGAGTCTGTTGTTCGCTGATCCGATTTGACGAGGTTTCGACGGCCCCCGTAACGCCCGATGATACACTTCCCACATACCGTCCGGTAGATCGTCTCCCCTTCCCcgtcctctctctctctctctcgcacCCGTCGTAACATCTGAGATACTACACCCCAGAGGTAATCCACCAGTCGCCACGACGACTTGAGATGGTCATTAAAGATATGCTACATCTGAAGAATCGGATTCTCGTCACCGATTGCCTCAGTATGAGTCTCAAGGTGTAGAGGGGGTTGAAGACCCCACGTCAGGCCGTCCCTTATCGATACTGCAGGTGTAAAGACAAAAGGGTATCAGAGATTTCGGTATGTGGTGCCGATGGCGAGGCCGCCGTTGCTCGTCGCAGGAGGTAGTATTCGGACTATTTTTTGGGGGGGCGGTTCCTAACCGATTGGCCTTGCCCGGGAACCTGGGGACACTTGGTGATGGGGATTTCAACTACCGCCGATTGAGCTCTCGCAGTCGCTTCGAGGGACGAATTGGGAAAATGGGGAGAATGGTTCACAGTCCTGCCCTTTATCGTTAGTATCACTCTTGGCGGGATACCAGAGAGCGGCAGGCATAGCTAAAGCTGCTGTCTCACCTTACTGCCGACTCTCACTCCATCCTGGCTTGGAGTGCTATCCTTCGCACATCGAAGGGAAGCAGATCGGAAATACCCAAGAGACTAGGAGGTGGGCGTGGACTGAAACTCCATGTGATTATCATTTTTGTCATTGCCAATGTGAACATGTTAACCGCACTCCAAGACAAGAGCTGGTTTGGGCTCTTGCAAGCTTGTTGATGTGTATCGGGCCTTGAAATGCATCAGAAACAGAATTCCCCGTATTGGGGTCATTGGATATCATACGTCTACTTCATGATAACTCTTACATGAGACAACGTATCAGTGCTACTGCAAAGTCTTTGACCCCGAGTGCGCAACTAGTCAGCCTAGGACAGATACCGTTTAGCTTTATTCGATGGATTCAGATCCTATCAGAAGCTCTGGGCCCTTCCTACCTTATCCAAAAGGATTTCAGCTCGTATCAACCCAATGCCCTCATTATATTGTTTGTACTGGTTCACGCAGATATCTCATTGACCATATACGAACAATGTACGCCAAATATGCTGTCAGAAACGCTCATAATATTCGTACCAGCGGCGTTGAAACAGGATATCCGCCATGTATAATGCCGATTCTTTCATCTTGTGAATACATTCTTGTTCATGGCTCGGCGTATGGATGGTGGTGCTGGCCGAGCGGGTGTTCCGGGTGACGTTGCTCGGTTTCGGTGGACTGAATAAAGACATCGTTTCCGGCCACGAGTATATGGAAACATGACCCTTATGcccttaacttatacttgGAAACCTCGGTTGGAGCTTATAGAGGCAATGCTCTATGTCACGAACTTTGCAAAGTGCTACATGCTATGGCCTCGGCAGAGCCCAGCTCTCATCGGCTTTGCGCTCGATCTCATCTGGCTTTCGGCCTGTATGTAAACCACCCAATGTCACTTGGTCTTTGTTGAACTTTGAGAAGTGTTTGAATCTCAATGGTCTCATTTCAGCATTAGTCTCGAATAGATTTTGAGCGGCTGAGCCCACGGAATGTAGGGGAAAGACGTCTTCATTCTCACACTTCACCTCGCCACGAAGAATGAGTGCAGCAGTAAATACAGCTCAATCTACACAGCCTGATTGTCCCAATAGAAGTAAAACTCAGAAGCATATTCGTCAGTGTCTTGTGACTCCCTCTTAGGATATCCGAAAAGCATGGACTTAAATGATGGTAAATTGCGTTCAATTGATTTGACTTCCTAAAGGCTGTAGTTTAGACCCACGAGAACAACGACAACATCAAGGGCGTCTTTCGGTCCACTATGAAAAAGCATAGACTCCATGATCTAGATGTTTCGTTAGCCTAATAGACGACTTGTATGCCTTCTCTTAAGTGGGCATTTCGGCTTCACGGCGCTTAATTTCGGTGAACGGGATATCTACCATCGGCGACTTTGCCCATCGCTAACTTTGAGTCCTCACCAACCTGATACTTATACGCTGATGTCTCTCCTCATATCGCAGACACCTTCGCATCATCCTTGACTTGAGCTGAATCACCAAGTCACAACTTTCACGCTCCAAATCAATCAAGCCATGAAGTTCGGATTCATCATCCTGCTATCCACAGCAGTTACTGCTGCTGGCGACGAGAATACACGATGGTGTAATCACGAACCAAGTGACTCCGACCTTACTTGTGATGGTGTGAGTAAATTCATCATAAGATACCTTTGCAGACGACACGCGACTGATTCTGGCATAGGGACCATTCGTCTCCTGTGTGAGTATCCCTAACCCGTACCGACGACTGGTGCTAACTTCCTCAAACAATGTGACCGGATTCTCAATACCTTGGCCGAGCCAAAACGCAAGAAAGGCCTCCCAGTCAAGCGCTCATGTGGCAGACAAGGTGTAACATGTACGATCAAGAATTATGCGGGTGCTGGTCTCATCGGTGTAAGTCCCCTTCTACTTGCAATTGATGATGTAGCTCAGAACTCGAGCTAACCATGGGACAGCATGCCGCCTGCGTAAGAACGTTCACCAGCCACGGCCATGTCAATACCATCCAATATACCTGTGCTAAATGGTGATATTGTAACGATATAATTTTATCAAGGAAAGATTATCTTTGTTTGAATTGCCCGCTCAAAACGATTCAAGGAGAAAGGCGCCGGTCTTGGGGAGGCGGATGACTGTATCACACTCGTCTGGAGTCGTGTAGATGAGAAAACATTTCCCTGGCTGTCGTGAAACTAACTCGTGAGATGGTACACTTACTCGTGGTTTCTGTGTATGGCAACCCGAACAGCTATGCCTTCTGTATTGCGTGACTAATAGGCGGGAAGATGCATCATCGGTCTTGCTCCGCGATGTATGATCCGCGCGTATCTACCGCTGGACTCCAAAGACACAAACACAAACAAGGCAGTCAGACGATCACGCCATGTATATTCGGCCACATCTCTCGCTAGGTCTCACATCGGCTCTGCCCCGCGTTGCGTGCGATGGAACGGCTTACACTGTCGGTGGCCTTAGCAAGCTCACTTTTGTTACTGACTACATATCGAGTCTAGCCATCAGCGCACAAGGAAAACCGCCGGCCATCTAATCTCCAAAGAGCCTACTTGGCCGCCGCCGATCATTAAGCCCGACTGCAGGAATTTTTGTTATTCCAATGTGCCTCAATACATTTAATTTTGGAGGGACGATGAATGATTACCTTGGCGAACGCACGACGATGACTGTGTTTGAGATAATTGATTTTTTTCTGAGGAAGGAGAGACATTTCTTGACACCTGAGCATAACCCTATGTATTCTGCCCCATGATATCACGTAAAGATCCTAACATAACTTCCAGTGCGTTTAGCTATCAAGGCCAAGACTCGGGTTATCTCAGTGTATCAAGGCAGGTGGTCTGCTGCTGACCCGGACTTCGAGAGGATCATGATCCCAATCTCCCTGGCATAGAGCATGGCTTAGTATTGTGGAGCACGCTCGGCCACGTGCCGTTCAAGCCTAGGGACTAGACTAAAGAAGTCGGCTCAGATATGCACTTGACGAGTAACGGGCGCGAGGCGTTAGTGTCGGAGAGAAGGTTGCGTTACTTTGGTTGCTCTAGCATACGTCTTCCATAAGGCACCCCATGTTTCTCCCATCGTGGGCGGTCGAAAAGTCGATTACATTAGGATTCGCATCGAGGCCCTAAGTCTATGGCTGGCGAGAGAGGACCTTGATGACATCGAAACTGCATATCCTTTCGACATCTGTTTTCCGTACAACCTTTTGAGCGGGTATGACAAACGTGGCGCGAGTGGACTACAGGATATTTGGACTGCCAATATTTGCGGGATCTTTGATCATGTCGAAGACATTGACCCTATCTTACCGAGATTTCCATAGCTTTACTTACGTTTGATAGTTTGTAGTCTTCGAGGCAAACAAGTCCGATTACATCATCTTCGTCATCGAGGGCCTGAGAAAGCCCGCGTATCTCATATACTTGATACTCTGGGAAACATAGATTTCGCCTGGTTGAGCTCGAGGGCGGCCTAAGCTAAAGGCAATTTGAGCCTCGAAGATCATGTCTTCTTGCATAACTGTCATGCTGCCGGGTCATGAGCAACGAGAAACCTCAAGCTCCAGCGATCTTGGCGCTCTTCAGCGGATGGACCTAGATCTACAGGGCGAAGTTATCGTTGGAAGAACGTAGCAACCAAGTTAATTCGAACAAGGCTAGGAGATTCTAGAAAATATTCAAGACCACACCCGGAACACCAGTTTGGACGCCTCCTTCATCTGGCGAAAGGAGCTATGAGTAGTATCTCCCCCTTCTGCTGTCGGCTCTTCCATGACTGTAGCAGATCC is a window encoding:
- a CDS encoding NtaA/SnaA/SoxA family monooxygenase; amino-acid sequence: MSSCITVMLPGHEQRETSSSSDLGALQRMDLDLQGEVIFGRLLHLAKGAMSTDPMEKWVDVSDLDGFNLGYVTSPASFRKIS
- a CDS encoding norsolorinic acid reductase, encoding MHLTTYVFHKAPHVSPIVGGRKVDYIRIRIEALSLWLAREDLDDIETAYPFDICFPYNLLSGYDKRGASGLQDIWTANICGIFDHFVVFEANKSDYIIFVIEGLRKPAYLIYLILWET